The nucleotide sequence CTTTTCCGCTTGAGTATAGCCTGAAGCTGTAGTTTTGGAATGTGAGTTCGCAGATGATGCCTGCGAGACTGTTTTTTAGCGTGGCTTTTTTGCGTATACGCGCTAGGGCTTCTTCTTTTTTATCATACTTGAAAACGACAATCACGTCGCGTTCGGCGCCGCAGGTTCCTTCTACGCGGGCTACGTAGTCTTCGATGGTGCTCATTGTAGTTTCTCCAACTCCTGCAAAACCTCTACGAAGCGGTCTATTTCTTCTTTAGTATTATACAAGTAGAAGCTAGCGCGGGCGGAGGATTTTAGCTGGAAAATCTGGTGCAGGGGCTGGGCACAGTGGTATCCGCTACGAATCATAACCCCAAAAGTATCCAAAAACAACGCGACATCGTGGCTGCCAAGACCCTCTACGCTAAAAGGCATAATGCCGCATTTAAGCGAGGTATCTGTGGTTCCATGCAACCGAAGTTTACTGCAACACGAGAGCATGCGTTCCATAGCATACTTGGTTAACGTTTTTTCGTGCTCAAAAATCTCTTTCATGCCCCACTGCTGCAAATACTTAATCGCCGCGCCCAAACCAACGGTGCCTGCGATGTTTGGGGTGCCTGCTTCAAACTTCCATGGTGTTTCGTTCCAGCTAATGCTGCACTGCCGTGTTTGGGGACTGTAGGAGACATCGTTTATCATTTCGCCTCCGCCTTGAAACGGAGCCATCTCATCAAGCAAGTGTTTTTTGCCGTAGAGCACGCCTATGCCTGTTGGTCCCAGCATTTTGTGCCCCGAAAAAGCCAAGAAATCCGCGTCTAAATCCTGCACGTCCACAGGCAAATGCGGAACCGACTGCGCCGCATCGACCAGCAT is from Candidatus Bathyarchaeota archaeon and encodes:
- a CDS encoding cysteine desulfurase yields the protein MLDVPKIRDDFPILNRTANNHRLIYFDNAATTQKPQAVIDAIADFYANHNGNVHRAVHTLSIEATDLHEGAREATAKFINAKQPAEIIFTRGTTEAINLAAYSWGLPNLKEGDEVLLSLLEHHSNIVPWELISKLKGFTIKYAQVHSDGTLDYEDFESKFSSKTKLACLSQVSNVTGIINDVKRVAKVAHDHRALMLVDAAQSVPHLPVDVQDLDADFLAFSGHKMLGPTGIGVLYGKKHLLDEMAPFQGGGEMINDVSYSPQTRQCSISWNETPWKFEAGTPNIAGTVGLGAAIKYLQQWGMKEIFEHEKTLTKYAMERMLSCCSKLRLHGTTDTSLKCGIMPFSVEGLGSHDVALFLDTFGVMIRSGYHCAQPLHQIFQLKSSARASFYLYNTKEEIDRFVEVLQELEKLQ